The following DNA comes from Candidatus Poribacteria bacterium.
ATCCTATTGAACACAGCGATGGTAGACCATCTGTTAGGGATTTGTTCAACCCCTAAAGACGCACTTGCGCGCACACAGTCGGTGATGGATAACGGAAGCGCATTGAAGCACCTGCAAGCGTATGTTGCGGAGAGTCATCGGGGATAGCACTTGTTATCGACAGTCAGCAATCCGCACTTAGAGACTGTTTGACTGCTGATTACTGACGGCTGATGGTTTCCGATAACTAACAACCAATTAAATGTAGCCAGTTGAACCATCGGGACGGATGGGACAGGTGCGCTGCCAGTGGATGTATTCATTGTCCGTGATCGCCGCTTCGTTGACCTCTACACCCAAGCCGGGACGGTCTCGCAATTCCAAATACCCATCTTTTGGTAGATAAGGTTCGTCTACCCAATCGTTCCATTCGGTTTCAGTGGGCAGCAGATATTCAAGTATCTTGAAATTTGGGGTTGCGGCGGCGAAGTGGACATTAACAGCCGTTGCGAGCGGTCCCATCGGGTTGTGGGGGGCAACACTGACATAGTGTGCCTCGGCGATTGCGGCGATTTTCCGCATTTCCAGCAACCCACCACAGACACAAACGTCCGGCTGAATGATGTCAGCACCCTGCGCTGCGATGAGATCCAGAAACTCGAAACGTGTATAGAGGGACTCCCCTGTTGCAAGCGGCACTTGCATCTGGGCACGTAGGCGCGCCCAGGCAGGTATATGCTCAGGTCGGAGCGGTTCCTCGTAGAAATACGGGTCGTAAGGTGCGAGTGCGTTTGCGAGTTGGAGTGCGCGAATCGGCTCGAAGATTTTGGCGTGCGGATCGAAGGCGAATTCCCAATCTGTCGGGGTGTTATTCCGAATTTGCTCAAAATAGGTAGTGGCAGCATCACAGACACGTCCCCACCGATCTGCATCAGGATCGAGTTGATAAGGACTCGTCTTGAAAGCGGTGAAGCCCCACTCTTCATGAAGTTTGTGTGCCTGATCGGCGGCTTCGATACCGTCTCTGCCACCGATGCCGCGATAGATACGGATACGGTCACGAGCGTGTCCACCGAGGAGCATATAGACTGGCACACCCGCTGCCTTTCCACTGATGTCCCACAACGCATGATCAACAGCAGAAATGACAGCAAGCCCGGCACCGCCCGCGGGGAAACGGAACTGCTGATGCAGTTTCATCATAATATACTCAATCCGTCTCGGATCGTCGCCTTGAATCATCTCAAAGATGTAATCAGCAATCGGTTCAACAGAGAGGTCGGGACCCGTAGAGTAGGCTTCACCCCACCCGTAGAGACCTTCATCTGTTTCGACTTTGATGAGGCCGCGGGGTCGATTGCCGAAGCGTGCCATAAAGGTTTTGATAGCAGTGATTTTCATTTTCTTAACTATGGACCTCCGTTCTTTATAGTAATCGGCTGTCAGTACGTTCGCTACGCTCACTTTCAGCAGTCGGTAAGAGGTTTCTGATTAAAAGAAACATCTCTTTACTGACCGCTGAAAGCAATGACGAAGTCATTGCGCCCTGACAACTGAAAGCCAATTACCACGGATGTGTACGAAACGGTGATGCGGGTAACCCTTCTTTGTTCACGAAATTCGGTTCCGCGCTCTGATGCCATCCGAATCGGACTGCGACCGGATTTGCGATGGCATCGCTGGAGACGACAACCGTATCGCCATCAATTGTTGCTTGCGCCTCGACGAATTCCTTATCTTCACCGGCGATTTGGAACCATGTGAGCGGTTTTTCATCTCGCGAGGTTAAACCACTACCGACATGATCAAAAGTAAGTCGGATTGTGTTTCCTTCGACCACCATTGATTTGTAGAGCGGGCCGGAATATGTCACATCATCTCTGCCGTAGTCCTTTGCAAGTGCCCACAACGCCAGCCGTCTACCGACTCCCTGTTTATTTCGGGGATGAACATCTCTCGGATTACCGATGTCGGTTGTCACAGCCATACCGGTATTTGGGAGTGCTAATGTTGCGGTTTGTGCTTCCCAGATTTGCGGCAGGAAAAACTGGCTGCCGTCTTGATTACCGTAATTGAACGGCGCGAGTTGCACGAAATAGAAAGGGAAATCTCCTTGTCCCCAGATCTCGCGCCACCCGTTGATGAGTGCCTTCATCTTCTCGTGATAGATCATACCGTCCTGATGGTTCGATTCGCCTTGATACCAGAGCGCACCGCGTATGGCGTAAGGAACGATCGGATGCACCATACCATTGTAGAGTGCCGTCGGTCTCCCTTGATCCATTAACGGATGCGTATTGTCAGGCATCGGTTTAAGCTGTGCCTCGGTTTCTAACGCTTTACGGGTCTCGGCTATCCACGCTTCTATCGTGTTTATTTTCTCTGGGAGTTGTGAGCGATAGTTCGCCTGTATGTTTTCGACTTCCTTGTTTATAGACGTAAGTGCAGGCACACCAGCGAGACCCACAGGCGGTGTCCACGGTTCGATGAGGGTCCCGCCCCACGACGTGTTAATTAGCCCGATCGGAACATCAAGATTCTTATAGAGTTTCCGCCCGAAATAGTAGGCGACAGCGGAAAAATTCGGGATCGTCTCTGGTGTAGTTTCGTACCAATCCGCCTCTACATCTTGCTGAGGTAAGCCTGACGGGACTCGTGGGATATGGAACAGTCGGACCTTCGGATACATCGCCGCGGCGATCTCTTCCTCGCTATCATTTGAGGCACTTACGGGCCATTCCATGTTTGACTGCCCGGAACAGACCCAGACTTCACCGAAAAGCACGTTCGTCAGTTCGAGGGTGTTACTACCTGTGATTCGGAGTGTGTAGGGACCCCCAGCTGCCATAGCGGGGAGTTTAGCTTGCCAATTGCCATTAGCGTCGACAACTGTGGTTGTTGTTGCAATCGGTTCGACATCTTCGGCTTCAGCACTGAGTGTTATCGTAATCTCTTCGCCTGGGGGTGCCCACCCCCAGATAGGTGCCTGCATGTTACGCTGCAGCACCATGTTGCTGCCGAAGACACGCGGCAATGTGACCTCGGCGTAAGCGATACTTCCGATGAGAAGTGGTAGAAAACCGATGAAAAACAGCAGAATTAGTTCCATATCTTTGCTCCTTCAATTAGATAGTCGCGGAACGCATAAGTCAAGTCCTTCGGCTATTTTACCATGAATCTGTACGGAATGGGGATGCAGGTAATCCTTCCTTGTTCACGAAATTCGGTTCCGCGCTCTGATGCCAACCGAATCGGACTGCGACCGGATTCGCAACGGCATCATTGGAGACGACGATTGTGTCGCCATCAATCGTTGCTTTCGCTTCCACAAACTGTTTATCTTCACCTGCAATCTCAAACCACGTGAGCGGTTTCT
Coding sequences within:
- a CDS encoding mandelate racemase/muconate lactonizing enzyme family protein produces the protein MKITAIKTFMARFGNRPRGLIKVETDEGLYGWGEAYSTGPDLSVEPIADYIFEMIQGDDPRRIEYIMMKLHQQFRFPAGGAGLAVISAVDHALWDISGKAAGVPVYMLLGGHARDRIRIYRGIGGRDGIEAADQAHKLHEEWGFTAFKTSPYQLDPDADRWGRVCDAATTYFEQIRNNTPTDWEFAFDPHAKIFEPIRALQLANALAPYDPYFYEEPLRPEHIPAWARLRAQMQVPLATGESLYTRFEFLDLIAAQGADIIQPDVCVCGGLLEMRKIAAIAEAHYVSVAPHNPMGPLATAVNVHFAAATPNFKILEYLLPTETEWNDWVDEPYLPKDGYLELRDRPGLGVEVNEAAITDNEYIHWQRTCPIRPDGSTGYI
- a CDS encoding sialate O-acetylesterase produces the protein MELILLFFIGFLPLLIGSIAYAEVTLPRVFGSNMVLQRNMQAPIWGWAPPGEEITITLSAEAEDVEPIATTTTVVDANGNWQAKLPAMAAGGPYTLRITGSNTLELTNVLFGEVWVCSGQSNMEWPVSASNDSEEEIAAAMYPKVRLFHIPRVPSGLPQQDVEADWYETTPETIPNFSAVAYYFGRKLYKNLDVPIGLINTSWGGTLIEPWTPPVGLAGVPALTSINKEVENIQANYRSQLPEKINTIEAWIAETRKALETEAQLKPMPDNTHPLMDQGRPTALYNGMVHPIVPYAIRGALWYQGESNHQDGMIYHEKMKALINGWREIWGQGDFPFYFVQLAPFNYGNQDGSQFFLPQIWEAQTATLALPNTGMAVTTDIGNPRDVHPRNKQGVGRRLALWALAKDYGRDDVTYSGPLYKSMVVEGNTIRLTFDHVGSGLTSRDEKPLTWFQIAGEDKEFVEAQATIDGDTVVVSSDAIANPVAVRFGWHQSAEPNFVNKEGLPASPFRTHPW